Proteins encoded within one genomic window of Rhodohalobacter sp. SW132:
- a CDS encoding phosphatidate cytidylyltransferase gives MSELTKRILFAVPAATLFIWLAWMGGIYFNTIMALLALGTVWEVDRLMKNAGFGGFFGVSVAIAALLWFSSSLPSLVVLAGFLAAIIPLIAFLFKKYHGFGYQWISMLFCGLYAPIGYLMVVHVRELGVDTQGFWLILSLFFMIWGNDIFAYFIGRSFGKNKLAPNVSPNKSWEGFWGGFLGAATGALIAWGIAADFPLTLVELLPAAVVVSITGPLGDLTESRLKRLAGMKDSSSLLPGHGGLFDRFDAMILTAPFLFFYFTFFL, from the coding sequence TTGAGTGAACTAACCAAGCGTATTTTATTTGCTGTTCCTGCCGCCACTCTTTTTATATGGCTGGCCTGGATGGGCGGTATCTATTTTAATACGATTATGGCGCTTCTTGCACTGGGTACAGTATGGGAAGTGGATCGCCTCATGAAAAATGCCGGGTTCGGCGGTTTTTTTGGAGTGAGTGTAGCCATTGCCGCACTTCTCTGGTTCTCATCTTCATTGCCCTCGCTTGTGGTTTTAGCCGGATTTTTAGCCGCAATCATTCCACTTATAGCCTTTCTTTTTAAAAAATATCATGGATTTGGGTATCAGTGGATCAGTATGCTTTTTTGTGGGTTATATGCGCCAATAGGCTATCTCATGGTCGTTCATGTGCGGGAGCTGGGAGTGGATACCCAGGGATTCTGGCTGATCCTGTCGCTATTCTTTATGATTTGGGGCAATGATATCTTTGCCTACTTTATCGGCAGATCATTTGGTAAAAACAAACTGGCGCCGAATGTAAGCCCAAACAAATCCTGGGAAGGTTTTTGGGGCGGATTTTTAGGTGCAGCAACCGGTGCACTGATTGCCTGGGGTATCGCCGCCGATTTTCCTCTCACGCTGGTCGAATTACTGCCGGCTGCGGTAGTTGTAAGCATAACCGGCCCATTGGGTGATCTCACCGAGAGCCGGTTGAAACGACTTGCCGGAATGAAAGATTCATCCTCACTGTTACCGGGGCACGGAGGATTGTTTGACAGGTTCGACGCCATGATTTTAACAGCACCTTTTCTCTTTTTTTATTTCACGTTTTTTCTTTGA